A segment of the Solanum lycopersicum chromosome 9, SLM_r2.1 genome:
TCACAATGTCACATGGTACGTATTATTTGCATAAATAAAAGGgggaaattaaataaaatacaaagtCTAATTAAATCTCTTAGTCGTACAACATAATCAAAGTCAATGTATATATCCAAATCCAATGAtagaaaaatgagaaaataaaaaaacaataaccaaaaaaaaaaaaaaaagtctaacTTTCTTACATCTATAGTTTATTCAacgaacaaattttttattccttttttgcCCTTTCAATACAAAACCTATCCAATCACATAAAACCAAACAAAAGTCAAATAAACACAACTCCTCAACCACTTAcggataatgataataatgtgCTTTTGGTGGCGGCGGCGGCGGCGGCGGTGGCGGTGGTGGTGGAGGAGGTggcggtggtggtggtggtgatctACAACCAAATGAACTACAATTCACCGGACCTCGCGAATAAAATGCCTTACATTCATTTTCTGAACGTTGTGATGGTCGATATGGTATACAATTTTTCTTATCATTTATATCCTTCAACTTGAGACAAATCTTTGGTTCgccacaaaaataattataagaataaGTAAAATTCTCCAACTTTGGTAATGAACAAATACTCATCGGAATCTTGCCGGAAAACTTGTTATGTGCCACGTTAAGATGTTCCAATTTCTTCATTTCACCAATTGATTCCGGTAACTCACCAACAAGCTTGTTAAAACTCACATCAAGAACCCTAACATTTTTCAATAACCCTAATTCTTGAGGCAAACATCCACTTAAACTCGAATTCGAGAGAATAATTTCATTCAATGTTTTCGACATTTTTGCTATACTTGATGGTATACACCCCGTTACGTTAATATTAGCCATAACCAAAGCGGAGACGGGTGATTTACCTAAGTTTTTAGGCCATGAGAATTGAAATTTATTGTTGTTTATGAATAATGCATCGAGTGTTCGATCCCAAAGCTTCGTAGGGATTTTTCCTTCGAATTGGTTGTATCTAACATCAAGAAATTTCAAAGAAGGAAGAGATAACACAACGGAAGGGAACTCACCACAAAAAAGATTGTTACTCACGTCAAGTTCGAATAAAATTCGAAGTTTAGAAAAAGATTTCGGGATTGAGCCTTGAAATCTATTGGAATTTATATGAAAGACGGCTAAATCTGTCAATAAACCAAGTTTTTCATGTAAGTATCCAGAGATATTTGCATGGTTTAGGTCAATACCAGCAACAGTTGTGATATTAGGGTTATCTGGAGCTGGAGCACAATAAACCCCGGTATAGTTACAAACATTGTAATCATACCAATCTTTTGTGAAGTTTCTTGGATCGGAAGTCATGACATGTTTCCAAGCTTGTAAAGCTATGTAAGCATCGAAAAGTCTAGGGTTTGGTTCATATTTGATTGAAGCTTGAAATGAGGGTtttgagaagaagaaaatgatgaacaaGAAGCCAAAAAGTGCTAAGTTGATGAGTTTCATGATTTTGTGATGTGTTTTAGGAGTTTAGGGTTTAAGATAAAGTTTAATGTTGGAATATGTTTAGATAGATGCCATAAAGGGTTGATATTTAAATGGCTATTGGTGGAGGCTAAGTGTATGGTAGagaaagtatattttatttaattaatgaaattaaatagTGATTAGGAACTAGACAACTACAATTAGTATATTCAAAATTGACCATATCTTACTTAATGCTGAttcttttttaatgaaaataatttgcTAGTTGgtgattataattaatataatcctAGGAGTTTTCTTAAGGGAAGTACTACTAATAAGAGTTTTCTTTGCCTTAATGTCTATATCCTTAATTTAAACATTATAAGATATGGAAATTTGGTATATTATACACTATAGACAAAAAATGATGATGTTAGTACAAATTGTTAGAAAGTTTAATGGACATTAGCTTGTGATCTCACCAAAAACACGGtttttagtaatttaatttaggGGCTTAGTATTAAATTAGCTAAAAGTTATTGGATTATTTCGTAAACACACATCATGTTTTTCAATGTCCTTGAGTCATGGAAAGGCAAATGTTGGATTTACAGTTTCACTTTTATAACCGTGTTGTTTGTCTGATTTTCTTAAagcttaatatatttaatattgatttaagtttaattatgaacatgtgttaaaaaatgtatatgaatcgagtttaataaaaatattttatcatatattgatCAAATCCTCAATTGAAACAAATCGTACATACgtaatttaatttaagtatctaaggaaaaaatttataattcgAAAAATTATCAATCTAATTAAGccgattttttatttttatataccataaaatatctttataaaagaaatatataacatgacataataaaatcaaattcaaagaaaactTAGACCCaatcacaataaaatattaattatatatgataGTAATTATTATAAAGAGGTTGACTATAATAGGAAAAAGGAGGCTACATTAGTTTTCAGAAAAATGAAAGGAGGAAACTAATTTaggtttattattattttattttatttaaaaaaaagaaagaaattttatCAGAATgagttatgatttttaaaacACAAGTAGCTAGGAGGGACTGGCAGtgtctaattaaattaaactgaTTATGATAGAGGGAGGTTTATTTCTTGGAAACCCaaatcataagaataattaagtaAGAATTAAGAAATATGTTAGTTAGAAATTTGGAAACAATGAACACACAACAAATAATGATACTTATATTAGTTAGTACATTGTTATCTAaacacatcatatatatatatatatatatatatatatatatatatatatatgttttaatttggTATTGCATGTCTTTCATGCATTGACTCAGTAGCTTATGATGGGAAAGTTCATTAATAGTCGAATATTCACAA
Coding sequences within it:
- the LOC101253023 gene encoding leucine-rich repeat extensin-like protein 6 translates to MKLINLALFGFLFIIFFFSKPSFQASIKYEPNPRLFDAYIALQAWKHVMTSDPRNFTKDWYDYNVCNYTGVYCAPAPDNPNITTVAGIDLNHANISGYLHEKLGLLTDLAVFHINSNRFQGSIPKSFSKLRILFELDVSNNLFCGEFPSVVLSLPSLKFLDVRYNQFEGKIPTKLWDRTLDALFINNNKFQFSWPKNLGKSPVSALVMANINVTGCIPSSIAKMSKTLNEIILSNSSLSGCLPQELGLLKNVRVLDVSFNKLVGELPESIGEMKKLEHLNVAHNKFSGKIPMSICSLPKLENFTYSYNYFCGEPKICLKLKDINDKKNCIPYRPSQRSENECKAFYSRGPVNCSSFGCRSPPPPPPPPPPPPPPPPPPPPPKAHYYHYP